A region from the Arcanobacterium buesumense genome encodes:
- the miaB gene encoding tRNA (N6-isopentenyl adenosine(37)-C2)-methylthiotransferase MiaB, translating to MSEKPQTADVKTYAVRTLGCQMNVHDSERMAGLLDQAGIVPVELVPEKAARATEAGDQGADILVINTCSVRENAANKLFGHLGQLKSVKDARPDMQIAVGGCLAQQLREGIIERAPWVDVVLGTHNLDVLPVLLERARHNKKAAVEIEESLKVFPSTLPTHRESAYAAWVSISVGCNNTCTFCIVPHLRGKERDRRPGEILSEIQAVVDQGAIEITLLGQNVNSYGVGFGDRGAFAKLLRACGDINGLERVRFTSPHPAAFTDDVIDAMAETPNVMPSLHMPLQSGSDRVLRAMRRSYRSAKFLGILERVRERIPNAAITTDIIVGFPGETEEDFQQTLDIVEQSRFSSAFTFLYSPRPGTPAADMADQIPADVASNRYQRLHELQQRITLEENNKLVGERVDVLVSAGEGRKDAKTARITGRAADNRLVHIALPDNLVDMPRPGDLVSAVVTRAAPSHLVADSALTGGLFAIRPTRAGDAYEAGERRKAQLAEEAAGRAPVSLGIPSIGLRKS from the coding sequence CACTGAAGCTGGGGACCAAGGCGCTGATATTTTGGTGATCAATACTTGCTCTGTCCGGGAAAATGCAGCAAATAAGTTGTTTGGGCATTTGGGGCAGTTAAAATCTGTGAAAGATGCACGTCCAGATATGCAAATTGCTGTGGGCGGTTGTTTGGCACAACAATTGCGAGAAGGCATCATTGAACGAGCGCCATGGGTAGATGTTGTGCTTGGGACTCATAATCTTGACGTGTTACCTGTGCTATTGGAACGTGCCCGTCATAATAAAAAAGCTGCGGTGGAAATTGAAGAGTCATTAAAAGTCTTCCCATCCACGTTGCCAACCCATCGTGAATCGGCGTATGCGGCATGGGTTTCGATTTCAGTAGGATGTAATAACACATGTACTTTCTGTATCGTGCCGCACCTTCGTGGGAAAGAGCGTGACCGTCGGCCAGGAGAAATCCTTTCCGAAATTCAAGCTGTCGTAGATCAGGGAGCGATTGAAATCACTCTACTTGGACAAAATGTTAATTCCTATGGAGTGGGGTTCGGAGATCGAGGAGCTTTTGCTAAACTCCTGCGAGCTTGTGGAGATATTAACGGATTAGAGCGAGTTCGATTCACTTCGCCACACCCGGCAGCTTTTACGGATGATGTTATTGACGCCATGGCTGAAACACCAAATGTCATGCCCTCATTGCATATGCCTTTACAATCAGGCTCTGACCGAGTTTTGCGGGCTATGCGTCGCTCCTACCGGTCAGCTAAGTTCCTCGGTATCTTAGAACGAGTACGCGAGCGGATTCCGAATGCGGCAATCACTACCGATATTATTGTCGGTTTCCCTGGGGAAACCGAAGAAGATTTCCAACAAACGCTAGATATTGTTGAACAGTCCCGTTTTTCTTCGGCGTTTACTTTCTTATACTCGCCACGCCCTGGAACGCCAGCTGCCGATATGGCAGACCAAATTCCAGCAGATGTAGCGTCAAACCGTTATCAACGGCTCCATGAGTTGCAACAGCGTATCACTTTAGAAGAAAACAACAAGCTTGTTGGCGAACGCGTTGATGTTCTCGTTTCTGCTGGCGAAGGCCGAAAGGATGCAAAGACTGCTCGTATTACTGGAAGAGCAGCAGATAACCGCCTTGTCCATATTGCACTTCCTGACAATCTTGTTGATATGCCGCGTCCGGGAGATCTCGTATCTGCTGTTGTCACGCGTGCGGCTCCGTCACATCTTGTAGCTGATTCGGCACTCACTGGTGGTTTATTCGCTATTCGGCCAACACGTGCCGGGGATGCTTATGAAGCGGGAGAAAGGCGTAAAGCACAGTTAGCCGAAGAAGCTGCTGGTCGGGCACCTGTTTCTCTAGGGATTCCTAGTATCGGATTGCGGAAGAGCTAA
- the miaA gene encoding tRNA (adenosine(37)-N6)-dimethylallyltransferase MiaA — protein MASPIIAVVGATASGKTALSIELAQAIGGAERVEIISADAMQLYRGMDIGTAKATPAQQCGITHHQLDVLDISQAASVAAYQKYARQDIRQIRERGRIPMIVGGSGLYVSALLDELEFPGTDPNIREQLQNQWDQDQGAELIAELREKDPVSAATINLANPRRVIRALEVVRLTGKSYTPVFPRHTSHYSNIIHLGVRREKTELDRAIMQRAQAMFADGLLDETRRLLENGLRESPTARKATGYAQAIDVIDEKLSVAQAIENVAFATRRLAKKQRTWFRPDPRITWIDVADGNLDQAVASAVNFVSGECEGL, from the coding sequence ATGGCTTCGCCTATTATTGCTGTCGTCGGAGCTACTGCCTCTGGGAAAACTGCCCTCTCTATCGAACTGGCACAGGCAATCGGGGGAGCTGAACGTGTAGAAATCATCTCAGCTGATGCAATGCAACTGTATCGCGGAATGGATATCGGTACTGCTAAAGCCACGCCGGCTCAGCAATGCGGAATCACCCACCATCAACTAGATGTTCTAGATATTTCTCAAGCTGCATCGGTGGCGGCATACCAAAAATATGCTCGGCAAGATATTCGACAAATCCGCGAACGAGGGCGTATTCCGATGATCGTGGGTGGATCTGGACTGTATGTTAGTGCTCTGCTTGACGAATTAGAGTTTCCTGGAACTGACCCAAATATTCGTGAACAGTTGCAAAACCAGTGGGATCAAGATCAAGGTGCTGAACTGATCGCTGAGCTACGAGAAAAGGATCCAGTTTCGGCAGCAACGATCAATCTTGCGAATCCGAGACGCGTAATCAGAGCATTAGAAGTCGTGCGTCTTACTGGGAAATCATATACTCCAGTATTTCCTCGTCACACCAGTCACTACAGTAATATTATCCATCTTGGGGTGCGTCGAGAGAAAACTGAACTTGATCGCGCAATTATGCAACGCGCGCAGGCGATGTTTGCGGACGGCCTACTTGACGAAACACGTCGTCTTCTAGAAAATGGCCTACGGGAAAGTCCCACCGCGCGCAAAGCCACCGGGTATGCTCAAGCAATCGACGTCATAGATGAAAAGCTCAGTGTTGCCCAAGCGATTGAAAATGTTGCGTTCGCAACGCGTCGACTCGCCAAAAAACAGCGCACGTGGTTTCGCCCAGATCCGCGCATCACCTGGATTGATGTGGCGGATGGAAACTTAGATCAAGCAGTAGCCAGTGCTGTTAATTTTGTTTCTGGTGAGTGCGAAGGACTCTAA
- a CDS encoding AMP-binding protein, with protein sequence MTHMQRAHEHYPHSVNPSVPIPDHTVERMLIDAVADFPQRVAIDFLGREWTYEEIANEVERAITVLKMCGVREGDVVSVILPNCPQHFVAFYAITALGATIAEHNPLAPVAQLNDQIELVGSTVVIAWEQTIERLLCDGDFRGRTYLSVNLVKALPAKSQFLLQLPIKAAREQRAKLRGRVPAGVHSWDNQVKYATPSNIAQASNVSPDSIAVLLQTGGTTGTPKAVKLSHRNIVANAKQNEAWLITYERGKETVAAVLPFFHAFGLQLSLSVCVNSAATIVMTPSFDVDILLAGHARHPITFFGGVPPMYKKILDSLDEGKKVDLSTIRFSVSGAMPLDPQLAARWEKATGGYIIEGYGMSEASPVIAASPVSPDRRPSTLGIPFPSTEVKIIDPDDPTREILPEHEVGEICARGPQVFQGYLRDEEETAHAFTPDGWLRTGDLGYWDDGFIVMADRRKEMIINGGFNVYPSQVEEAVRQMPGVVDVAVVGMPTDSFSESVVAALVLEPGSKVDIEAVRQWTEDKLAHYAIPKSIAILDELPRSQIGKVMRRSVREKLSSFELNSGQWREKLSEASSSASSIIDEYLANLRERAEASKEDWKNWTEQNSETFEALRAKFADKMNKGADKTTLVEELDTTARQSGLSVENFKNWVAHYRSELFTTKSDIKPNHAAPTDTVPENQESDETD encoded by the coding sequence ATGACCCATATGCAACGAGCACATGAGCATTACCCTCACAGCGTCAACCCATCCGTGCCGATCCCCGATCACACTGTCGAGCGGATGCTTATTGATGCGGTAGCAGACTTCCCACAGCGTGTCGCCATAGATTTCCTAGGCCGCGAGTGGACCTATGAAGAAATCGCTAACGAAGTTGAGCGAGCAATCACCGTTCTAAAAATGTGCGGAGTGCGCGAAGGTGATGTCGTATCTGTTATTTTGCCTAACTGTCCACAGCATTTCGTTGCGTTCTACGCTATTACCGCTCTGGGAGCCACCATAGCCGAACATAATCCATTAGCTCCTGTCGCCCAGCTCAACGATCAGATTGAACTTGTCGGTTCTACTGTTGTTATCGCATGGGAACAAACTATCGAGCGCCTTTTGTGCGACGGGGATTTCCGTGGCCGGACGTATCTATCAGTCAATCTTGTGAAAGCTTTGCCAGCAAAATCTCAATTTCTGTTACAGCTACCTATTAAGGCTGCTCGAGAGCAACGCGCCAAGCTACGCGGTCGCGTCCCTGCCGGGGTCCATTCTTGGGACAATCAGGTCAAGTATGCAACCCCATCTAATATCGCACAGGCCTCGAATGTCTCTCCAGATTCGATCGCTGTATTGTTACAAACTGGCGGGACTACTGGCACGCCCAAGGCGGTTAAGCTCTCTCATCGCAACATCGTTGCGAATGCAAAGCAAAATGAAGCCTGGCTTATTACTTATGAACGCGGCAAAGAAACCGTTGCGGCAGTATTACCTTTCTTCCATGCATTCGGCTTACAACTATCTCTGAGTGTGTGTGTCAACTCAGCTGCAACCATTGTGATGACGCCAAGCTTTGATGTCGATATTCTACTTGCCGGACACGCCCGTCACCCCATCACTTTCTTTGGCGGCGTACCGCCAATGTATAAGAAAATATTGGACTCTCTTGACGAAGGTAAAAAAGTTGATCTTTCGACGATTCGTTTTTCCGTATCCGGTGCTATGCCATTAGATCCGCAGCTAGCTGCCCGTTGGGAGAAGGCCACTGGAGGTTACATTATCGAAGGATATGGAATGAGCGAGGCTTCCCCAGTTATTGCCGCTTCGCCAGTATCCCCTGATCGGCGGCCTTCAACGCTAGGCATCCCTTTCCCATCAACCGAAGTAAAGATCATCGATCCCGATGATCCAACCCGTGAAATCCTCCCCGAACATGAAGTCGGTGAAATATGCGCCCGCGGACCGCAGGTTTTCCAAGGATATTTACGAGATGAGGAAGAAACTGCTCATGCGTTCACTCCTGATGGTTGGCTGCGAACCGGAGATTTAGGCTATTGGGATGATGGTTTTATCGTTATGGCCGATCGTCGCAAAGAAATGATTATTAACGGCGGCTTTAACGTCTATCCGTCTCAGGTAGAAGAAGCTGTTCGGCAAATGCCCGGTGTTGTCGATGTAGCTGTTGTTGGCATGCCTACTGATTCTTTTTCCGAATCGGTTGTCGCCGCTTTAGTTCTTGAGCCAGGTTCTAAGGTCGATATAGAGGCAGTGCGCCAATGGACTGAAGATAAACTAGCCCATTACGCTATTCCTAAATCAATTGCTATTTTGGATGAACTTCCGCGATCACAAATAGGCAAAGTAATGCGCCGATCCGTGCGGGAAAAGCTTTCGTCTTTTGAATTAAATTCTGGACAGTGGCGGGAAAAACTCTCTGAAGCATCTTCTTCAGCTTCGTCAATTATTGATGAATATCTTGCTAATCTGCGTGAGCGCGCCGAGGCATCGAAAGAAGATTGGAAGAATTGGACCGAGCAAAACTCAGAGACCTTTGAAGCATTGCGCGCAAAGTTCGCTGATAAAATGAATAAAGGAGCTGACAAAACAACCCTCGTTGAAGAGCTTGACACAACAGCTCGCCAATCCGGATTGTCAGTCGAAAATTTCAAGAATTGGGTAGCTCACTATAGATCGGAATTGTTTACCACAAAATCTGATATTAAGCCTAATCATGCTGCACCCACCGATACCGTGCCGGAGAATCAGGAATCTGATGAAACAGATTAG
- the hflX gene encoding GTPase HflX, whose protein sequence is MSTRKPQQQTGKNHDQESHAGHVDLTSYEGTALQANPAYGGSWAGEAIEREERSSLRRVSSLATQRDEKVDVEYRQLRLERVVLVGLWREGPFEGAQDSLRELAALAETAGSTVLDGLIQRRQLPDPATYLGSGKAQELAEIVQSHEADTVIVDSELAPSQRRALEDVVNVKVIDRTALILDIFAQHAKSKEGKAQVELAQLEYLLPRLRGWGESMSRQAGGRVAGGAGIGSRGPGETQLELDRRRIRTRMAKLRADIKAMEPARVTRRASRNKNAIPAVVVVGYTNAGKSSLLNTLTGAGVLVENALFATLDPTVRRTQTRDGRPYTVTDTVGFVRNLPTQLVEAFRSTLEEVGSADLLLHVVDASHHDPIGQIAAVHEVLADVPGANLVRELIVLSKADLADPIDVATLRSRYPQAVLVSAVTGQGISELVEEIDQLLPRPNILIDVTIPFSRGDIVSRIHADGEIFSESFTAEGTHINAHVTNEIAGELIEAGLLTRE, encoded by the coding sequence ATTAGTACCCGAAAGCCGCAACAGCAAACTGGAAAGAATCACGATCAAGAATCTCATGCTGGACATGTCGATTTAACGTCATACGAAGGAACAGCACTACAAGCAAATCCCGCATACGGCGGAAGCTGGGCTGGTGAGGCTATAGAACGTGAAGAACGATCCTCATTACGTCGTGTTTCAAGTTTAGCTACTCAACGTGACGAAAAAGTCGACGTCGAATATCGCCAGCTTCGTCTTGAACGAGTTGTGTTGGTCGGATTATGGCGCGAAGGACCATTCGAGGGCGCACAAGATTCGTTACGTGAGCTTGCCGCGTTAGCTGAAACTGCCGGTTCTACCGTGTTAGACGGGCTTATCCAACGTCGTCAATTACCTGATCCAGCTACCTACCTAGGATCAGGTAAAGCTCAAGAATTAGCTGAGATTGTTCAATCCCATGAAGCAGATACTGTGATTGTTGATTCTGAGCTTGCTCCTTCACAACGCCGTGCGCTTGAAGATGTTGTCAATGTCAAGGTCATTGATCGAACTGCACTCATCCTCGATATTTTTGCTCAGCATGCAAAGTCAAAAGAAGGCAAAGCGCAAGTTGAACTAGCCCAACTTGAATATCTCTTGCCGCGGTTACGTGGCTGGGGTGAATCGATGTCCCGGCAGGCCGGTGGCCGAGTGGCTGGTGGTGCCGGCATTGGCTCGCGTGGTCCAGGCGAAACCCAGTTAGAGCTAGATCGTCGGCGTATCCGCACCAGAATGGCAAAATTACGTGCTGATATTAAGGCAATGGAACCGGCACGTGTTACTCGCCGAGCTTCGCGTAATAAAAATGCGATACCAGCCGTCGTCGTCGTCGGATATACAAACGCCGGGAAATCTTCCTTGCTCAACACACTTACCGGAGCAGGAGTGCTTGTAGAAAATGCGCTCTTTGCTACCCTTGATCCTACTGTGCGACGTACTCAAACCCGTGATGGGCGCCCATATACGGTTACTGATACGGTCGGATTCGTTCGTAACTTGCCCACCCAGTTAGTTGAAGCATTCCGTTCTACTCTCGAAGAAGTTGGATCAGCTGATTTACTATTACACGTTGTAGATGCTTCCCATCATGATCCGATAGGACAGATCGCGGCCGTACATGAAGTCCTAGCAGATGTTCCAGGAGCTAATCTAGTTCGCGAGCTTATTGTGTTATCGAAAGCCGACTTAGCTGATCCGATAGATGTAGCTACATTGCGTTCGCGTTACCCACAAGCAGTTCTTGTTTCGGCAGTGACTGGGCAGGGTATCTCTGAATTGGTGGAGGAAATAGATCAATTATTACCGCGCCCCAATATTCTCATTGACGTAACTATTCCATTCTCGCGTGGTGATATTGTCTCACGTATTCATGCTGACGGAGAGATTTTTTCGGAATCATTTACCGCAGAGGGCACTCATATTAATGCTCACGTGACCAACGAAATCGCCGGAGAGTTAATCGAGGCAGGATTGCTAACTCGTGAGTGA
- a CDS encoding class I SAM-dependent methyltransferase, producing the protein MILSSLLLRLSGTNRVLLTQILRLSLSHFFATSTPWTFTQWTRIVIHVNDHYFSDSPHVPSDPRTYSYWALGREWHVTTDAGVFSPTGLDKGTAVFLHKVPLIDLPAQSLAVDVGCGWGPITLALAHSYPQAQVLACDVNERAIALTEQNVAELGYTNVCVDLAPKMLDQIAADITAGKHTGIDLLWSNPPIRIGKKALHELLMQWLGLLSPNGVAFFVVQKNLGADSLAVWLNSQGYITEKIGSAKGFRVLRTHQKQN; encoded by the coding sequence GTGATTCTTTCCAGTTTGCTGTTGCGGCTTTCGGGTACTAATAGGGTTCTCCTAACACAGATTCTTCGACTTTCATTATCTCACTTCTTTGCCACTTCTACACCGTGGACATTCACTCAGTGGACACGTATCGTTATTCATGTGAATGATCATTATTTTTCTGACTCGCCACATGTCCCTTCAGACCCGCGGACGTATAGCTATTGGGCACTTGGGCGTGAATGGCACGTCACAACAGATGCTGGTGTTTTCTCACCTACTGGGTTAGATAAGGGCACTGCCGTTTTTCTTCACAAAGTGCCACTTATTGATCTTCCTGCGCAGAGTCTTGCAGTGGACGTTGGTTGTGGTTGGGGTCCTATCACTCTGGCACTCGCTCACTCATATCCTCAGGCACAAGTTTTAGCCTGTGATGTCAATGAGCGAGCTATTGCGCTGACTGAACAAAATGTTGCAGAACTTGGCTACACCAATGTCTGTGTTGACTTGGCACCAAAAATGCTTGACCAGATAGCAGCAGATATTACCGCTGGAAAGCATACTGGTATTGACTTACTCTGGTCGAATCCACCAATTCGTATCGGAAAAAAGGCATTGCATGAATTACTGATGCAATGGCTTGGGCTATTATCACCGAACGGTGTGGCTTTTTTTGTTGTTCAAAAAAATCTTGGCGCTGATTCGTTAGCCGTATGGTTGAATTCTCAGGGCTATATTACGGAAAAAATAGGCTCCGCGAAAGGCTTTAGAGTCCTTCGCACTCACCAGAAACAAAATTAA
- a CDS encoding LysM peptidoglycan-binding domain-containing protein, whose product MSVIDIREYERVAAPHKIERKASLRAVPQQQRHINAVPKYSAGPQRSERIRHVVRPDKPISSTLRSLYAVPTAASAAQVSESDVHWRIESARTDAKYQVSHQGDEGDIPRQIVMGLVYARRLLDSFSIRQVLSFIGVMAMSVVAGLAVVTIFGLSPEAGQTRVVQPGDTLVSIAESLEAPVPQSQIVSDIYALNVIDGNVVQPGQRLVMPRY is encoded by the coding sequence ATGTCAGTTATCGATATCCGAGAGTATGAACGCGTCGCAGCGCCACATAAAATCGAACGGAAGGCATCTTTGCGTGCGGTTCCACAGCAGCAACGTCATATTAATGCGGTCCCTAAATACTCTGCTGGTCCTCAACGCAGTGAAAGGATTCGTCATGTTGTGCGTCCTGATAAACCAATTAGCTCCACCCTTCGTTCTCTTTACGCGGTGCCTACTGCTGCTAGTGCGGCGCAGGTGAGTGAATCGGACGTACATTGGCGTATAGAATCAGCTCGCACTGATGCGAAGTATCAGGTATCTCACCAGGGTGATGAGGGGGATATCCCTCGCCAGATTGTTATGGGTTTGGTCTATGCTCGTCGTTTGCTTGATTCTTTTTCAATACGTCAGGTACTTTCATTTATTGGTGTTATGGCAATGTCAGTCGTTGCTGGCTTAGCGGTGGTAACTATCTTTGGTCTATCGCCAGAAGCTGGCCAAACTCGAGTTGTCCAACCTGGTGATACTCTTGTTTCCATTGCTGAGTCGCTAGAAGCCCCAGTGCCTCAATCGCAAATCGTTTCGGATATCTATGCGCTCAATGTTATAGATGGAAATGTTGTCCAGCCTGGCCAACGTCTTGTGATGCCTAGATATTAA
- the lexA gene encoding transcriptional repressor LexA, with product MPILPTLTPRQLSIVHALRELIDERGYSPTVREIGDAVGLKSPSSVKHQLDSLLQAGIISYDQRRSRTLDLTELGRRLNTQTGEFDATLVSHQSSSATPINPLTSLSESNLPNLEGNIVTVPLVGRIAAGAPILAEQHVEDTFALPRQLTGTGELFMLEVSGDSMIDAAICDGDWVVVRRQPDAEQGEIVAAMIDGEATVKVLSRSGGHQWLLPRNPDYSPIPADDAHIIGRIVTVLRSL from the coding sequence ATGCCAATACTCCCCACCCTCACACCGCGGCAGCTCTCCATCGTCCACGCGCTTCGCGAATTAATCGATGAACGCGGCTACTCGCCAACAGTGCGCGAAATTGGCGATGCGGTTGGTCTTAAATCACCCTCTTCAGTTAAACACCAACTCGATTCACTTCTCCAAGCAGGTATTATCTCCTATGATCAGCGCCGCTCTCGCACGCTTGATCTCACTGAACTGGGCAGACGACTCAATACTCAAACGGGAGAATTTGATGCAACACTCGTGTCACACCAGAGCTCATCTGCAACGCCTATCAACCCTCTGACATCTTTGTCAGAGTCCAACTTACCCAATCTCGAAGGCAACATTGTCACAGTTCCGCTTGTCGGCCGCATTGCTGCTGGAGCTCCTATTTTGGCCGAACAACATGTCGAAGATACCTTCGCCCTTCCCCGGCAACTAACTGGTACCGGTGAACTATTCATGCTCGAAGTTAGCGGCGATTCTATGATTGATGCCGCCATTTGCGACGGTGATTGGGTAGTTGTTCGCCGTCAACCTGACGCCGAACAAGGTGAAATAGTCGCGGCTATGATCGATGGAGAAGCAACTGTGAAAGTACTCTCACGATCCGGCGGGCATCAATGGCTTCTGCCACGAAACCCAGATTATTCCCCAATCCCAGCCGATGATGCACATATTATTGGCCGTATAGTCACCGTCTTGCGTTCTTTATAG
- a CDS encoding ATP-dependent DNA helicase, giving the protein MSELDSVLNSVVNAVGGSTREGQVSMVHRVGQALADDEHLLIQAGTGTGKSFGYLVPAMAWAAQTGKRAIISTATLALQRQIMLYDAPRVKEAIQEQLGAHVDVALLKGWHNYVCLRKATGGYPEEGTLLSRAEGEVGATATGEEVMRARQWAMSTESGDRDDLVPGVSDRVWSQVSVPKRECIGEKCPVRQNCFPFLARESAEDTHVVVTNHAMLGIAATGTPVLPEGNAFIIDEAHELVDRVTSQLTRSLSKYDIAGIARMLRRSGLSDADLDESADELGTLLADVPEGRISRWEEDLFDAIARLAGRSQEAGENVAGLSGKDEEQAITKQILRTRLVEVVELCQDLLSEALTNETLVVWKADFSDGTGVIYAAPLDVASSIADELFDGRATILTSATLKVNGSFDVMASRTGLNFPSQGPWEGLDVGTPFSPETQGVLYVAQHLPVPRKEGYGDEQLAEMVELIQASQGGALALFTSKVAAERAARFVRERVDVPIFLQGEDQISTLVAQFAEDDAACLFGTISLWQGVDVPGRTCRLVIIDRIPFPRPNDPLMQARSHVVSKNGGNGFMSVAATQAALMLAQGAGRLLRRVTDRGVVAVLDPRLRTARYASFLLASMPPMWPTTDPATVRGVLQRLAQDNN; this is encoded by the coding sequence GTGAGTGAGCTTGATTCGGTACTGAATAGTGTTGTCAATGCGGTGGGCGGAAGCACGCGCGAGGGCCAGGTAAGTATGGTTCATCGAGTGGGGCAAGCACTTGCTGATGACGAACATCTCCTCATCCAAGCAGGCACTGGAACAGGTAAATCTTTTGGGTATTTAGTGCCAGCAATGGCGTGGGCAGCACAAACTGGAAAACGAGCAATTATATCCACAGCTACGTTAGCTCTTCAGCGTCAGATTATGCTTTATGATGCCCCACGAGTCAAAGAAGCGATACAAGAGCAATTAGGTGCTCATGTTGACGTGGCGTTACTTAAAGGCTGGCACAATTATGTGTGCTTGCGTAAGGCGACCGGTGGCTATCCAGAAGAAGGAACACTTCTTTCGCGCGCTGAAGGTGAAGTTGGGGCAACTGCTACTGGTGAGGAAGTAATGCGCGCTCGCCAGTGGGCAATGAGTACTGAATCTGGGGATCGTGATGATCTGGTTCCAGGAGTTTCGGATCGGGTATGGTCCCAGGTTTCTGTGCCAAAACGTGAGTGCATTGGGGAAAAGTGTCCAGTACGGCAAAATTGTTTCCCGTTTTTAGCACGGGAGTCTGCTGAAGATACTCACGTGGTGGTAACGAACCATGCGATGCTAGGTATCGCTGCCACTGGCACTCCAGTTTTGCCAGAAGGTAATGCTTTTATTATTGACGAAGCTCATGAGCTGGTTGATCGGGTTACTAGCCAGCTCACTCGCTCTTTGTCAAAATACGATATCGCTGGGATCGCACGGATGTTACGGCGATCGGGATTATCTGATGCGGATTTAGATGAGTCAGCTGATGAGTTAGGAACATTGTTAGCTGATGTTCCTGAAGGGCGTATTAGCCGCTGGGAAGAAGACCTATTTGACGCTATTGCGCGCCTGGCTGGGCGCAGTCAAGAAGCTGGTGAGAATGTTGCTGGTTTATCAGGTAAAGACGAAGAACAAGCTATCACGAAACAGATCTTGCGCACCCGCTTGGTAGAAGTAGTTGAGCTGTGCCAGGATTTACTTTCCGAGGCATTAACAAATGAAACTTTAGTGGTATGGAAAGCTGATTTCAGTGACGGTACGGGAGTGATTTATGCTGCTCCGTTAGATGTAGCGAGCTCGATAGCAGATGAGTTATTTGACGGAAGAGCAACGATATTAACTTCGGCGACACTTAAAGTTAACGGGTCTTTTGATGTTATGGCTAGTCGTACCGGACTGAATTTTCCAAGTCAAGGACCGTGGGAAGGTCTCGACGTCGGCACTCCTTTTTCGCCGGAAACTCAGGGTGTATTGTATGTTGCCCAGCATCTGCCGGTTCCCAGAAAAGAAGGGTATGGCGATGAACAGTTGGCTGAAATGGTTGAGCTTATTCAAGCTTCACAAGGCGGAGCTTTAGCGCTGTTTACTTCTAAAGTGGCTGCTGAACGGGCGGCGCGATTTGTGCGCGAACGTGTCGATGTGCCGATATTTCTCCAAGGTGAAGACCAGATTTCTACTTTGGTTGCGCAATTTGCGGAAGATGATGCGGCCTGCCTTTTTGGCACAATTTCCTTGTGGCAAGGTGTTGATGTTCCTGGGCGTACGTGCCGTTTAGTGATTATTGATCGCATTCCTTTTCCACGTCCCAATGATCCTCTTATGCAAGCGCGCTCGCATGTAGTTAGTAAAAATGGTGGTAATGGTTTTATGAGTGTTGCGGCTACTCAAGCAGCATTAATGCTGGCTCAGGGAGCTGGCCGGCTCTTGCGTCGCGTTACTGATAGGGGAGTTGTGGCTGTTCTTGATCCGCGGTTGCGCACTGCTCGATATGCAAGTTTTTTGTTAGCCTCGATGCCACCTATGTGGCCAACGACGGACCCAGCTACAGTGCGTGGTGTGCTACAGCGTCTTGCCCAAGATAATAACTAG
- the nrdR gene encoding transcriptional regulator NrdR: MHCPFCRHPDSRVIDTRTSDDGMVIRRRRECPKCKRRFSTSESATLMVLKRSGTSEPFSREKIVSGVGKACQGRPVTDDQLAVLAQQVEESIRAQGLAQIDAHDIGLEILEPLRHLDRIAYLRFASVYSNFDSLEDFEEAIAQLRAEGDTQLPGD, encoded by the coding sequence ATGCATTGTCCTTTCTGTCGCCACCCTGACTCGCGCGTTATCGATACCCGTACCTCTGATGATGGTATGGTGATTCGCCGCCGGCGGGAATGTCCAAAGTGTAAGCGTCGTTTTTCGACATCTGAATCTGCAACACTTATGGTGTTGAAACGTTCGGGAACATCAGAACCTTTTTCTCGAGAGAAGATCGTTTCTGGTGTTGGGAAAGCATGCCAAGGTCGGCCAGTAACAGATGACCAACTGGCAGTATTGGCTCAGCAAGTTGAAGAGAGTATTCGGGCTCAGGGGCTAGCGCAAATTGATGCGCACGATATTGGGTTAGAGATTCTAGAACCTTTGCGCCATCTGGACCGAATCGCCTATTTGCGCTTCGCGTCAGTTTATTCAAACTTCGATTCTCTTGAGGATTTTGAAGAGGCGATAGCTCAGTTACGCGCTGAAGGCGATACACAACTACCCGGCGACTAA